The Georgenia faecalis genome includes a window with the following:
- a CDS encoding biotin--[acetyl-CoA-carboxylase] ligase: MAPSGASPFPRVERRDEVGSTSTELVRAVTADPDAWPPMSVLVARSQVAGRGRAGRTWSTPPGEALTASVLLRPRVPAEHLAWVTLLAGLAVVRAVAPADGAGPAVGLKWPNDVVVGGAPDAVPGWGHDRKVAGILTEAVPVVPGAVVVGIGVNLRQRELPVPWATSLALAGLAVTAEALLARIGGELAPLVAAWEAEGPASLRAQVRACCTTIGAQVRVDVPGGRGVEGRAVDLDADGALVVAEVGGARRAVLAGDVRHLRRT, from the coding sequence ATGGCCCCCAGCGGAGCGTCGCCCTTCCCGCGCGTCGAGCGCCGTGACGAGGTGGGGTCCACCAGCACCGAGCTCGTCCGCGCGGTGACGGCCGACCCCGACGCCTGGCCGCCCATGTCGGTGCTCGTCGCCCGCAGCCAGGTCGCCGGGCGCGGGCGCGCCGGGCGCACGTGGTCGACGCCGCCCGGGGAGGCGCTCACCGCCTCGGTGCTGCTGCGGCCCCGGGTCCCGGCCGAGCACCTCGCCTGGGTGACGCTGCTCGCCGGCCTCGCGGTCGTCCGCGCCGTCGCGCCGGCCGACGGCGCGGGGCCGGCCGTCGGCCTCAAGTGGCCCAACGACGTCGTCGTCGGCGGGGCCCCGGACGCCGTTCCCGGGTGGGGGCACGACCGCAAGGTGGCGGGCATCCTCACCGAGGCCGTGCCCGTGGTGCCCGGGGCGGTCGTGGTGGGGATCGGCGTCAACCTGCGCCAGCGCGAGCTCCCGGTGCCGTGGGCGACGTCGCTCGCGCTCGCGGGCCTGGCCGTCACCGCCGAGGCCCTCCTGGCGAGGATCGGCGGCGAGCTGGCCCCGCTCGTCGCCGCGTGGGAGGCCGAGGGACCGGCGTCGCTGCGCGCGCAGGTCCGCGCCTGCTGCACGACCATCGGCGCGCAGGTCCGGGTCGACGTGCCCGGGGGGCGCGGCGTCGAGGGCCGCGCCGTGGACCTCGACGCCGACGGCGCCCTCGTCGTCGCCGAGGTGGGCGGCGCCCGCCGTGCGGTGCTGGCCGGGGACGTGCGGCACCTGCGCCGCACCTGA
- a CDS encoding adenylate/guanylate cyclase domain-containing protein: MREGDGATDGSGAAGVTPARSTVAEHQRTLIGGDPALTMVELAERAAVPVEAARTFWRAMGFPDVADDVPTFTDRDVAALRAIAVLVEDGTIDLTTAVSLVRAQSHTADRLALWQTEALVEDAARRLHLDDTSARLVVLDRMAAVGAVLEDQIVYAWRRQLASLAARIESEVSHRPDDGVDADALPLPRALGFADMVSFTTRSASLGSQALARLVQGFEFAVRDVITSHGARVVKTIGDAVLFVADDLPTAAEVAVDLIAAIDARPDLLPVRASLVWGRVVSRSGDVFGPTVNLASRLVDVAAPGTVLMDAASADALVTGPKGSRFVCTPRPEADMPGIGTVRLAELRRAEPGRRS, translated from the coding sequence ATGCGTGAGGGTGACGGCGCGACGGACGGCTCGGGCGCCGCTGGGGTGACGCCTGCGCGGTCCACGGTGGCCGAGCACCAGCGCACGCTCATCGGCGGCGACCCCGCCCTCACCATGGTGGAGCTCGCGGAGCGCGCGGCGGTCCCGGTCGAGGCGGCGCGGACCTTCTGGCGCGCCATGGGCTTCCCCGACGTGGCCGACGACGTCCCCACGTTCACCGACCGCGACGTCGCCGCGCTGCGCGCCATCGCCGTGCTCGTCGAGGACGGCACCATCGACCTCACCACCGCGGTCTCGCTCGTGCGGGCGCAGTCCCACACCGCGGACCGCCTCGCCCTGTGGCAGACCGAGGCCCTGGTGGAGGACGCCGCCCGGCGCCTCCACCTCGACGACACCAGCGCCCGGCTCGTCGTCCTGGACCGGATGGCGGCGGTGGGCGCCGTCCTGGAGGACCAGATCGTCTACGCGTGGCGGCGCCAGCTCGCCTCGCTCGCCGCCCGCATCGAGTCCGAGGTCTCCCACCGGCCGGACGACGGGGTGGACGCGGACGCGCTGCCCCTGCCCCGCGCCCTCGGCTTCGCCGACATGGTCTCCTTCACGACCCGGTCGGCCAGCCTGGGCTCCCAGGCCCTGGCGCGGCTCGTCCAGGGGTTCGAGTTCGCGGTCCGCGACGTCATCACCTCCCACGGCGCGCGGGTCGTCAAGACCATCGGTGACGCGGTGCTCTTCGTCGCCGACGACCTGCCCACGGCCGCGGAGGTCGCCGTCGACCTCATCGCGGCGATCGATGCCCGGCCGGACCTCCTGCCCGTGCGCGCCTCGCTGGTGTGGGGCCGCGTCGTCTCCCGCTCGGGCGACGTCTTCGGGCCGACGGTCAACCTCGCCTCGCGCCTCGTCGACGTGGCCGCCCCCGGCACCGTGCTCATGGACGCGGCGAGCGCGGACGCCCTGGTGACCGGGCCCAAGGGCTCGCGGTTCGTCTGCACGCCACGCCCGGAGGCGGACATGCCGGGCATCGGGACGGTCCGCCTCGCCGAGCTGCGGCGCGCCGAGCCGGGGCGCCGCTCGTAA
- a CDS encoding response regulator transcription factor codes for MTNVLLVEDDPAIAEPLARALTREGYEVSAYGTGQGAIDHSVGADLIVLDLGLPDMDGLDVARWVRAQGMATPILVLTARADEVDLVVGLDAGADDYVTKPFRLAELLARVRALLRRAGGELSDEDELVAQDVRVDVAAHRAFQGTREMQLTAKEFELLRVLVREAGSVVGRETLMREVWGSDPTGSTKTLDMHVSWLRRKLGDDANDPRYVTTVRGMGFRFETGES; via the coding sequence GTGACCAACGTGCTACTCGTCGAGGACGATCCCGCCATCGCCGAGCCCCTGGCCCGCGCACTCACCCGCGAAGGCTATGAGGTGAGCGCCTACGGGACCGGCCAGGGCGCCATCGACCACTCCGTCGGCGCGGACCTCATCGTCCTCGACCTGGGGCTGCCGGACATGGACGGCCTGGACGTCGCCCGCTGGGTCCGCGCCCAGGGCATGGCCACGCCGATCCTCGTCCTCACGGCGCGCGCGGACGAGGTGGACCTCGTCGTCGGCCTCGACGCCGGCGCCGACGACTACGTGACCAAGCCCTTCCGGCTCGCCGAGCTGCTCGCCCGCGTCCGGGCGCTCCTGCGCCGCGCCGGCGGCGAGCTCAGCGACGAGGACGAGCTCGTCGCCCAGGACGTGCGCGTCGACGTCGCCGCCCACCGGGCGTTCCAGGGCACGCGGGAGATGCAGCTGACCGCCAAGGAGTTCGAGCTCCTGCGGGTGCTCGTGCGCGAGGCCGGCTCCGTCGTGGGCCGCGAGACCCTCATGCGCGAGGTGTGGGGCTCGGACCCCACCGGCTCCACCAAGACCCTCGACATGCACGTGTCGTGGCTGCGGCGCAAGCTCGGCGACGACGCCAACGACCCGCGATATGTGACGACGGTGCGCGGGATGGGCTTCCGGTTCGAGACCGGGGAGAGCTGA
- a CDS encoding sensor histidine kinase: MRRRAVQMTVAAVAVAVLLLGVPLGVFGALMMWESERSTLDLRTGSLARSVERRLTNGEALDADMLDPWIGGDDDLPAHIVVQSPQGMVLEAGEDISGGVVRSVQTTPSGATVRMEVAAAEVRLSAVRAVALVVVASVVALAVGILVARRQARRLAAPLIYLAASAEQIGSGQVRPQLERSGIEEIDLVSAELGRAADRMAGRLAAERQFAADASHQLRTPLTALSMRLEEIQALSDDEEVREEARISLEQIERLVGVVDDLLRNSRQAGGGTTEAIRLDDVFAQQADEWGPTFTRAGRRLELPESCDLTVLATPGALAQVLSTLLENSLKHGAGTTTVRARPSGSQHGVVLEVTDEGPGVPDDLAPEIFDKHVTSGGGTGLGLALARGLVAADGGRLELAQRRPPVFAVFLSSVPRALDPDVVLPQGALVSMGRRRRRW; this comes from the coding sequence GTGCGTCGCCGCGCGGTGCAGATGACGGTGGCCGCCGTGGCGGTCGCCGTGCTCCTCCTCGGGGTGCCCCTGGGCGTCTTCGGGGCGCTGATGATGTGGGAGTCCGAGCGCTCCACGCTCGACCTGCGCACGGGCTCCCTGGCGCGCTCGGTCGAGCGGCGCCTCACCAACGGTGAGGCCCTCGACGCGGACATGCTCGACCCCTGGATCGGTGGGGACGACGACCTGCCCGCGCACATCGTCGTCCAGAGCCCGCAGGGCATGGTGCTCGAGGCGGGCGAGGACATCAGCGGCGGGGTCGTCCGGTCCGTCCAGACCACCCCCAGCGGGGCGACCGTGCGCATGGAGGTGGCCGCGGCGGAGGTCCGGCTCAGCGCCGTCCGGGCCGTGGCGCTCGTCGTCGTCGCCTCCGTCGTGGCGCTGGCCGTGGGCATCCTCGTCGCGCGCCGGCAGGCGCGTCGCCTCGCGGCGCCCCTCATCTACCTGGCCGCCAGCGCCGAGCAGATCGGCTCGGGCCAGGTGCGCCCGCAGCTCGAGCGCTCGGGGATCGAGGAGATCGACCTCGTCTCGGCCGAGCTGGGCCGGGCGGCCGACCGCATGGCGGGACGCCTCGCGGCGGAACGTCAGTTCGCCGCCGACGCCTCCCACCAGCTGCGCACCCCGCTCACCGCGCTGTCCATGCGCCTGGAGGAGATCCAGGCGCTCAGCGACGACGAGGAGGTGCGCGAGGAGGCGCGGATCAGCCTCGAGCAGATCGAGCGGCTCGTCGGCGTCGTCGACGACCTGCTCCGCAACTCCCGGCAGGCCGGGGGCGGGACCACCGAGGCGATCCGCCTCGACGACGTCTTCGCCCAGCAGGCCGACGAGTGGGGCCCGACGTTCACCCGGGCCGGGCGCCGCCTCGAGCTGCCCGAGAGCTGCGACCTCACGGTCCTGGCGACCCCCGGTGCCCTCGCGCAGGTGCTGTCCACCCTCCTGGAGAACTCCCTCAAGCACGGCGCGGGCACGACCACCGTCCGGGCGCGTCCCTCGGGCTCCCAGCACGGCGTGGTCCTCGAGGTGACGGACGAGGGTCCCGGGGTGCCCGACGACCTCGCGCCGGAGATCTTCGACAAGCACGTGACCTCCGGTGGCGGGACCGGCCTCGGGCTCGCCCTGGCGCGTGGCCTCGTGGCCGCCGACGGCGGCCGCCTCGAGCTGGCCCAGCGCCGCCCGCCCGTCTTCGCCGTCTTCCTCAGCTCGGTGCCGCGCGCGCTCGACCCCGACGTCGTGCTGCCGCAGGGCGCCCTGGTCTCCATGGGGCGGCGCCGCCGGCGCTGGTGA
- a CDS encoding GtrA family protein: MSSSHAAAGIGGAADDATARETTAPDVATHDTAMQDATMRDTAAQDTDAHDAATHDVASAAAGLPPDEPPARLPGARWLRVRQQLAELAKFGTVGGVAYVVDVGLMNLLRFGPGELLGDKPLTAKVLSVCVATLVAWLGNRYWTFAEKKRSSRARELVMFLLVNAGGMLIAVGTLAVSHYVLGLTSPLADNIAANGVGLVLGTAFRYLCYRYVVFTGPAPAR; encoded by the coding sequence GTGAGCTCGTCCCACGCAGCGGCCGGCATCGGCGGCGCGGCCGACGACGCGACAGCACGTGAGACCACTGCCCCGGACGTTGCCACCCACGACACCGCCATGCAGGACGCCACCATGCGGGACACCGCCGCTCAGGACACCGACGCGCACGACGCCGCCACGCACGACGTGGCCAGCGCCGCCGCCGGGCTCCCGCCCGACGAGCCCCCCGCGCGGCTGCCCGGGGCCCGCTGGCTCCGGGTGCGCCAGCAGCTCGCCGAGCTGGCCAAGTTCGGCACCGTCGGTGGGGTGGCCTACGTCGTCGACGTGGGCCTGATGAACCTCCTGCGGTTCGGCCCCGGCGAGCTCCTCGGGGACAAGCCGCTCACCGCCAAGGTGCTCTCGGTGTGCGTCGCCACGCTCGTCGCCTGGCTGGGCAACCGGTACTGGACGTTCGCCGAGAAGAAGCGCTCCTCCCGCGCCCGGGAGCTGGTGATGTTCCTCCTCGTCAACGCCGGCGGCATGCTCATCGCCGTCGGGACGCTCGCCGTCTCGCACTACGTCCTCGGTCTCACGTCACCGCTCGCCGACAACATCGCGGCCAACGGCGTCGGGCTGGTCCTGGGGACGGCGTTCCGCTACCTCTGCTACCGCTACGTCGTCTTCACCGGACCAGCGCCCGCGCGCTGA
- a CDS encoding 5-(carboxyamino)imidazole ribonucleotide synthase yields MMQQAAVGLGVHLRALVEDAGGSAAQVVPDAPVGRADDAAAVRSLLAGADVLTFEHEHVPADLLRALEADGVAVRPGSAALAHAQDKIVMRRRLAELGVPGPRWAPVADAAALRRFGDDVGWPVVVKTARGGYDGKGVRVVADATGADDWFGGLGAGEELLAEERVPFVRELAVLLARRPSGEVRAWPVVETVQRDGICAEVLAPAPGLDPARAAEAVAVGERIAEGLDVTGVLAVEMFELPDGRIAVNELAMRPHNSGHWTIDGATTSQFEQHLRAVLDLPLGETAPRAPVSVMVNLLGSALPDPTQALPAVLAAHPAARVHLYGKEVRPGRKLGHVTVVGDDVGAARAAASGAVALLRGE; encoded by the coding sequence ATGATGCAGCAGGCAGCTGTCGGGCTCGGCGTGCACCTGCGCGCGCTCGTCGAGGACGCCGGCGGCTCGGCCGCGCAGGTGGTCCCGGACGCCCCGGTGGGCCGGGCCGACGACGCGGCCGCCGTACGGTCCCTCCTCGCCGGCGCGGACGTCCTCACCTTCGAGCACGAGCACGTCCCCGCGGACCTGCTCCGCGCCCTCGAGGCCGACGGTGTCGCGGTGCGGCCGGGGTCCGCGGCGCTGGCGCACGCCCAGGACAAGATCGTCATGCGCCGGCGCCTGGCGGAGCTCGGGGTACCGGGGCCGCGGTGGGCGCCCGTCGCCGACGCCGCCGCGCTGCGCCGGTTCGGCGACGACGTCGGGTGGCCCGTCGTCGTCAAGACCGCCCGCGGCGGGTACGACGGCAAGGGCGTGCGGGTGGTCGCCGACGCCACGGGCGCCGACGACTGGTTCGGCGGTCTGGGCGCGGGGGAGGAGCTCCTCGCCGAGGAGCGGGTGCCCTTCGTCCGCGAGCTCGCGGTCCTGCTCGCCCGGCGCCCCTCCGGCGAGGTCCGCGCCTGGCCCGTCGTCGAGACCGTCCAGCGCGACGGCATCTGCGCGGAGGTGCTGGCCCCGGCCCCCGGGCTCGACCCCGCGCGGGCCGCCGAGGCGGTCGCCGTGGGGGAGCGCATCGCCGAGGGGCTCGACGTCACGGGCGTGCTCGCCGTGGAGATGTTCGAGCTCCCGGACGGGCGCATCGCCGTCAACGAGCTCGCCATGCGGCCCCACAACTCCGGCCACTGGACCATCGACGGGGCCACGACGAGCCAGTTCGAGCAGCACCTGCGCGCCGTGCTCGACCTGCCGCTGGGCGAGACGGCGCCGCGCGCGCCGGTGAGCGTCATGGTCAACCTCCTCGGCAGCGCGCTCCCCGACCCCACCCAGGCGCTGCCGGCGGTGCTCGCCGCGCACCCCGCCGCCCGCGTCCACCTCTACGGCAAGGAGGTGCGCCCGGGCCGCAAGCTCGGGCACGTCACCGTCGTCGGGGACGACGTCGGCGCCGCGCGCGCCGCGGCGAGCGGCGCGGTGGCGCTCCTGCGCGGAGAGTGA
- the purE gene encoding 5-(carboxyamino)imidazole ribonucleotide mutase, which yields MGVEVGIVMGSDSDWPVMRAAADALAELGVDVEADVVSAHRMPEEMVAYGRAAAGRGLRVVIAGAGGAAHLPGMLAALTPLPVIGVPVPLAHLDGMDSLLSIVQMPAGVPVATVSIGGARNAGLLAARILAAGTSEADLDLRERMVAFQEDLREAAAAKGARVRAECQAP from the coding sequence ATGGGTGTCGAGGTCGGGATCGTCATGGGGTCGGACTCGGACTGGCCGGTGATGCGGGCGGCCGCCGACGCGCTCGCGGAGCTGGGCGTGGACGTCGAGGCCGATGTGGTCTCCGCGCACCGCATGCCCGAGGAGATGGTGGCCTACGGGCGGGCGGCGGCCGGCCGGGGGCTGCGGGTCGTCATCGCCGGTGCCGGCGGCGCGGCGCACCTGCCGGGCATGCTCGCCGCGCTCACCCCGCTGCCCGTCATCGGCGTCCCCGTCCCCCTCGCGCACCTCGACGGGATGGACTCGCTCCTCTCGATCGTCCAGATGCCCGCCGGCGTGCCCGTCGCCACCGTCTCGATCGGCGGCGCCCGCAACGCCGGGCTCCTCGCCGCCCGGATCCTCGCCGCCGGCACGAGCGAGGCGGACCTGGACCTGCGGGAGCGGATGGTCGCCTTCCAGGAGGACCTGCGCGAGGCGGCGGCCGCCAAGGGGGCACGCGTGCGCGCCGAGTGTCAGGCGCCGTAG
- the galE gene encoding UDP-glucose 4-epimerase GalE: MSVIVTGGAGYIGAHVVRLLLERGEDVVVVDDLSTGRDDRIGEATLVELDLAGAGAQDALERVMKEREARAVIHIAARKQVGESVARPAWYYQQNVGGMATVLAAMEGVGVDRFIFSSSAAVYGMPDVELVTEDTTPQPINPYGETKLVGEWMAADAARASGLRSASLRYFNVAGAGWPDLGDPAVLNLVPMVLDRLATGRRPAIFGDDYPTPDGTCVRDYIHVLDLAHAHLAALDYLEQDRREHAVFNVGTGTGASVREVLDEIGRASGLDVTPDVEARRPGDPPRLVASSERIEQVLGWKAEHGLNDIIASAWEAWQAGPRRI, from the coding sequence ATGAGCGTCATCGTCACCGGCGGGGCCGGGTACATCGGGGCCCACGTGGTCCGTCTCCTCCTCGAGCGCGGCGAGGACGTCGTCGTCGTCGACGACCTCAGCACCGGGCGCGACGACCGCATCGGTGAGGCGACCCTCGTCGAGCTCGACCTCGCCGGGGCCGGGGCGCAGGACGCGCTCGAGCGCGTGATGAAGGAGCGGGAGGCGCGGGCGGTCATCCACATCGCCGCGCGCAAGCAGGTGGGGGAGTCGGTGGCCCGCCCCGCCTGGTACTACCAGCAGAACGTGGGCGGCATGGCCACCGTCCTCGCCGCCATGGAAGGGGTCGGCGTCGACCGCTTCATCTTCTCCTCCTCGGCGGCCGTGTACGGCATGCCCGACGTCGAGCTCGTCACCGAGGACACCACGCCCCAGCCGATCAACCCCTACGGCGAGACCAAGCTCGTGGGCGAGTGGATGGCGGCGGACGCGGCGCGCGCCTCGGGCCTGCGGTCGGCGAGCCTGCGCTACTTCAACGTCGCGGGGGCGGGGTGGCCGGACCTCGGCGACCCCGCCGTCCTCAACCTCGTCCCGATGGTCCTCGACCGGCTCGCCACCGGGCGGCGGCCGGCGATCTTCGGGGACGACTACCCGACGCCCGACGGCACGTGCGTGCGCGACTACATCCACGTGCTCGACCTTGCCCACGCCCACCTGGCGGCGCTGGACTACCTCGAGCAGGACCGCCGCGAGCACGCCGTGTTCAACGTGGGCACGGGCACCGGTGCCTCCGTGCGCGAGGTGCTCGACGAGATCGGCCGCGCGAGCGGGCTGGACGTGACCCCGGACGTCGAGGCGCGCCGGCCCGGTGACCCGCCGCGGCTGGTCGCCTCGTCCGAGCGCATCGAGCAGGTCCTCGGCTGGAAGGCCGAGCACGGGCTCAACGACATCATCGCCAGCGCCTGGGAGGCGTGGCAGGCCGGACCCCGCCGCATCTGA
- a CDS encoding BCCT family transporter, translating into MRPDPETTPPSDASPEGRPRARSARRVLHEINAYPHNVHPALVPGISVDEQRNNYRTDKAVFGAAALAIVAFIVWGIVSTDSLEAVSDTALAWVVANTGWFLSAIASVLFLFMVGVAVSRYGRIPLGRDGEKPEFSTTSWVAMIFSAGIGIGVYFFGAYEPMTFYLTPPPGSGVDPETREAMHTALAQATFHWGLNAWAIYALVGAAVAYSSYRRGRLPLMSSVLTPLLGLKRTEGVGGKLIDMFAIIATLFGTATSLGLGTLQIGRGVEIVSGAGDLSNTVLVVIIVVLTIAFVASAVSGVARGIRWLSNINMTIAVLLGLFVFVVGPTLLLVNLVPSVIAQYANDFMAMTGRSSSWGEDSAEFVAAWTQFYWAWWISWSPFVGIFIARISRGRTLRQFVGVVLVVPTLIFLLAFSLLGGTAMHLHEGGADLAVDGSAQDMFFALLGHLPGSTVITVVAVISICIFFITSADSAALVMGTLSQRGNSTPDKRVTIFWGLAMMGIAVVLLLLGGDDALQGMQNLLTASAMPFAVILVLMTVAFWRDLATDPMSIRHTYARAALQKAVVSGVEQHGDDFEISVGRAPAGEGAGADFDSRDESVTSWYQRTDEEGNPVDYDYATGEFLDAAPDDGAGQPHAPADQRP; encoded by the coding sequence GTGCGCCCCGATCCCGAGACCACCCCGCCCTCCGACGCCTCGCCCGAGGGGCGTCCACGCGCCCGGTCGGCCCGGCGCGTGCTCCACGAGATCAACGCCTACCCGCACAACGTGCACCCCGCGCTGGTGCCCGGTATCTCCGTGGACGAGCAGCGCAACAACTACCGCACGGACAAGGCCGTCTTCGGCGCCGCGGCGCTGGCGATCGTCGCCTTCATCGTCTGGGGCATCGTCTCCACCGACTCGCTCGAGGCGGTCTCGGACACCGCGCTGGCCTGGGTGGTCGCCAACACCGGCTGGTTCCTCAGTGCGATCGCCTCCGTCCTCTTCCTCTTCATGGTGGGTGTGGCGGTGTCCCGGTACGGCCGGATCCCGCTGGGGCGGGACGGCGAGAAGCCGGAGTTCTCCACCACCTCGTGGGTGGCGATGATCTTCTCCGCGGGGATCGGCATCGGGGTCTACTTCTTCGGCGCGTACGAGCCGATGACCTTCTACCTCACGCCGCCGCCGGGATCCGGGGTCGACCCCGAGACGCGGGAGGCCATGCACACGGCGCTGGCTCAGGCCACGTTCCACTGGGGCCTCAACGCCTGGGCGATCTACGCCCTCGTCGGGGCGGCCGTCGCCTACAGCTCCTACCGGCGCGGCCGGCTGCCGCTCATGAGCTCGGTGCTCACGCCGCTGCTCGGCCTCAAGCGGACGGAGGGGGTCGGCGGCAAGCTCATCGACATGTTCGCGATCATCGCGACGCTCTTCGGGACGGCGACGTCGCTGGGGCTCGGCACGCTGCAGATCGGCCGCGGTGTCGAGATCGTCTCGGGTGCCGGCGACCTGTCCAACACGGTCCTCGTCGTCATCATCGTCGTGCTCACCATCGCGTTCGTCGCCTCCGCCGTCAGCGGCGTGGCCCGCGGGATCCGCTGGCTGTCGAACATCAACATGACCATCGCCGTGCTGCTCGGCCTGTTCGTCTTCGTCGTGGGGCCGACGCTCCTGCTCGTCAACCTCGTCCCCTCGGTCATCGCGCAGTACGCCAACGACTTCATGGCGATGACGGGCCGCTCCTCCTCCTGGGGCGAGGACTCGGCGGAGTTCGTCGCCGCGTGGACCCAGTTCTACTGGGCCTGGTGGATCTCGTGGTCCCCCTTCGTCGGCATCTTCATCGCCCGGATCTCCCGGGGCCGCACGCTGCGCCAGTTCGTCGGCGTCGTCCTCGTGGTCCCCACGCTGATCTTCCTGCTGGCGTTCTCCCTCCTCGGGGGCACGGCCATGCACCTCCACGAGGGCGGGGCGGACCTCGCCGTGGACGGCTCCGCCCAGGACATGTTCTTCGCGCTCCTGGGGCACCTGCCCGGCAGCACCGTCATCACCGTCGTCGCCGTCATCTCCATCTGCATCTTCTTCATCACGAGCGCGGACTCCGCGGCGCTCGTCATGGGCACCCTGTCCCAGCGCGGCAACTCCACCCCCGACAAGCGGGTGACGATCTTCTGGGGCCTGGCGATGATGGGGATCGCGGTCGTCCTGCTGCTCCTCGGCGGCGACGACGCGCTCCAGGGCATGCAGAACCTGCTCACCGCCTCGGCGATGCCGTTCGCGGTCATCCTCGTGCTCATGACGGTCGCGTTCTGGCGCGACCTCGCCACCGACCCCATGTCGATCCGGCACACCTACGCCCGCGCCGCGCTGCAGAAGGCGGTGGTGAGCGGCGTCGAGCAGCACGGGGACGACTTCGAGATCAGCGTCGGGCGGGCGCCGGCGGGCGAGGGCGCCGGCGCGGACTTCGACTCCCGCGACGAGTCCGTGACGTCCTGGTACCAGCGCACGGACGAGGAGGGCAACCCCGTCGACTACGACTACGCCACCGGCGAGTTCCTCGACGCCGCCCCCGACGACGGCGCGGGGCAGCCGCACGCGCCGGCGGACCAGCGGCCCTGA
- a CDS encoding CoA-binding protein has protein sequence MSHRNDPAVIRRLLTTPGRWAVVGLSANRDRVAYGVARYVQEAGMDIVPVHPRAETVHGAEGYARLADVPGPIDVVDVFVSSDKAGAVVDEAIAVGAQAVWLQLGVVDEAAAARAREAGLDVVMDTCPVIEAPQLPVG, from the coding sequence ATGAGCCATCGCAACGACCCCGCCGTCATCCGTCGCCTCCTCACCACCCCGGGCCGCTGGGCCGTGGTGGGCCTGTCCGCGAACCGTGACCGGGTGGCGTACGGCGTCGCCCGGTACGTCCAGGAGGCCGGGATGGACATCGTCCCGGTGCACCCCCGCGCCGAGACCGTCCACGGCGCCGAGGGGTACGCGCGGCTCGCCGACGTCCCCGGGCCCATCGACGTGGTCGACGTGTTCGTCAGCTCGGACAAGGCGGGGGCCGTCGTCGACGAGGCCATCGCCGTCGGCGCCCAGGCGGTCTGGCTGCAGCTCGGCGTGGTCGACGAGGCCGCGGCGGCGCGGGCCCGCGAGGCCGGGCTCGACGTCGTCATGGACACCTGCCCGGTCATCGAGGCGCCGCAGCTTCCCGTCGGCTGA